A single genomic interval of Piliocolobus tephrosceles isolate RC106 chromosome 7, ASM277652v3, whole genome shotgun sequence harbors:
- the CCNE2 gene encoding G1/S-specific cyclin-E2 isoform X1 yields the protein MSRRSSRLQAKQQPQPSQTESPQEVQIIQAKKRKTTQDVKKRREEVTKKHQYEIRNCWPPVLSGGISPCIIIETPHKEIGTSDFSRFTNYRFKNLFINPSPLPDLSWGCSKEVWLNMLKKESRYVHEKHFEVLHSDLEPQMRSILLDWLLEVCEVYTLHRETFYLAQDFFDRFMLTQKDINKNMLQLIGITSLFIASKLEEIYAPKLQEFAYVTDGACSEEDILRMELIILKALKWELCPVTIISWLNLFLQVDALKDAPKVLLPQYSQETFIQIAQLLDLCILAIDSLEFQYRILTAAALCHFTSIEVVKKASGLEWDSISECVDWMVPFVNVVKSTSPVKLKTFKKIPMEDRHNIQTHTNYLAMLEEVNYINTFRKGGQLSPVCNGGIMTPPKSTEKPPGKY from the exons ATGTCAAGACGAAG TAGCCGTTTACAAGCTAAGcagcagccccagcccagccagACGGAATCACCCCAAGAAGTCCAGATAATCCAGGCCAAGAAGAGGAAAACCACCCAG GatgtcaaaaaaagaagagaggaggtCACCAAGAAACATCAGTATGAAATTAGG aaTTGTTGGCCACCTGTATTATCTGGGGGGATCAGTCCTTGCATTATCATTGAAACACCTCACAAAGAAATAGGAACAAGTGATTTCTCCAGATTTAcaaattacagatttaaaaatctttttattaatCCTTCACCTTTGCCTGATTTAAG CTGGGGATGTTCAAAAGAAGTCTGGCTAAACATGTTAAAAAAGGAGAGCAGATACGTtcatgaaaaacattttgaagtTCTGCATTCTGACTTGGAACCACAGATGAGGTCCATACTTCTAGACTGGCTTTTAGAG GTATGTGAAGTATACACACTTCATAGGGAAACATTTTATCTTGCACAAGACTTTTTTGATAGATTTATGTTGACACAAaaggatataaataaaaatatgcttcaaCTCATTGGAATTACCTCATTATTCATTGCTTCCAAACTTGAG GAAATCTACGCTCCTAAACTCCAAGAGTTTGCTTACGTCACTGATGGTGCTTGCAGTGAAGAGGATATCTTAAGGATGGAACTCATTATATTAaag GCTTTGAAATGGGAACTTTGTCCTGTAACAATCATCTCCTGGCTAAATCTCTTTCTCCAAGTTGATGCTCTTAAAGATGCTCCTAAAGTTCTTCTACCTCAATATTCTCAGGAAACATTCATTCAAATAGCTCAG CTTTTAGATCTGTGTATTCTAGCCATTGATTCATTAGAGTTCCAGTACAGAATACTGACTGCTGCTGCCTTGTGCCATTTTACCTCCATTGAAGTGGTTAAGAAAGCCTCAG GTTTGGAGTGGGACAGTATTTCAGAATGTGTAGACTGGATGGTACCTTTTGTCAATGTAGTAAAAAGTACTAGTCCAGTGAAGCTGAAGACTTTTAAGAAGATTCCTATGGAAGACAGACATAATATCCAGACACATACAAATTATTTGGCCATGCTG GAAGAAGTAAATTACATAAACACCTTCAGAAAAGGGGGACAGTTGTCACCAGTGTGCAATGGAGGCATTATGACACCACCGAAGAGCACCGAAAAACCACCAGGAAAATACTAA
- the CCNE2 gene encoding G1/S-specific cyclin-E2 isoform X2, protein MSRRSRLQAKQQPQPSQTESPQEVQIIQAKKRKTTQDVKKRREEVTKKHQYEIRNCWPPVLSGGISPCIIIETPHKEIGTSDFSRFTNYRFKNLFINPSPLPDLSWGCSKEVWLNMLKKESRYVHEKHFEVLHSDLEPQMRSILLDWLLEVCEVYTLHRETFYLAQDFFDRFMLTQKDINKNMLQLIGITSLFIASKLEEIYAPKLQEFAYVTDGACSEEDILRMELIILKALKWELCPVTIISWLNLFLQVDALKDAPKVLLPQYSQETFIQIAQLLDLCILAIDSLEFQYRILTAAALCHFTSIEVVKKASGLEWDSISECVDWMVPFVNVVKSTSPVKLKTFKKIPMEDRHNIQTHTNYLAMLEEVNYINTFRKGGQLSPVCNGGIMTPPKSTEKPPGKY, encoded by the exons ATGTCAAGACGAAG CCGTTTACAAGCTAAGcagcagccccagcccagccagACGGAATCACCCCAAGAAGTCCAGATAATCCAGGCCAAGAAGAGGAAAACCACCCAG GatgtcaaaaaaagaagagaggaggtCACCAAGAAACATCAGTATGAAATTAGG aaTTGTTGGCCACCTGTATTATCTGGGGGGATCAGTCCTTGCATTATCATTGAAACACCTCACAAAGAAATAGGAACAAGTGATTTCTCCAGATTTAcaaattacagatttaaaaatctttttattaatCCTTCACCTTTGCCTGATTTAAG CTGGGGATGTTCAAAAGAAGTCTGGCTAAACATGTTAAAAAAGGAGAGCAGATACGTtcatgaaaaacattttgaagtTCTGCATTCTGACTTGGAACCACAGATGAGGTCCATACTTCTAGACTGGCTTTTAGAG GTATGTGAAGTATACACACTTCATAGGGAAACATTTTATCTTGCACAAGACTTTTTTGATAGATTTATGTTGACACAAaaggatataaataaaaatatgcttcaaCTCATTGGAATTACCTCATTATTCATTGCTTCCAAACTTGAG GAAATCTACGCTCCTAAACTCCAAGAGTTTGCTTACGTCACTGATGGTGCTTGCAGTGAAGAGGATATCTTAAGGATGGAACTCATTATATTAaag GCTTTGAAATGGGAACTTTGTCCTGTAACAATCATCTCCTGGCTAAATCTCTTTCTCCAAGTTGATGCTCTTAAAGATGCTCCTAAAGTTCTTCTACCTCAATATTCTCAGGAAACATTCATTCAAATAGCTCAG CTTTTAGATCTGTGTATTCTAGCCATTGATTCATTAGAGTTCCAGTACAGAATACTGACTGCTGCTGCCTTGTGCCATTTTACCTCCATTGAAGTGGTTAAGAAAGCCTCAG GTTTGGAGTGGGACAGTATTTCAGAATGTGTAGACTGGATGGTACCTTTTGTCAATGTAGTAAAAAGTACTAGTCCAGTGAAGCTGAAGACTTTTAAGAAGATTCCTATGGAAGACAGACATAATATCCAGACACATACAAATTATTTGGCCATGCTG GAAGAAGTAAATTACATAAACACCTTCAGAAAAGGGGGACAGTTGTCACCAGTGTGCAATGGAGGCATTATGACACCACCGAAGAGCACCGAAAAACCACCAGGAAAATACTAA